The following are from one region of the Polyangiaceae bacterium genome:
- the ltrA gene encoding group II intron reverse transcriptase/maturase, with product MLQEAWKRVRQNQGAAGVDRQSICDVEGYGAQRFLEELQAELKAGKYRPQVVRRQYIPKADGKKRPLGIPTVRDRVVQMAAKLVIEPIFEADFLPCSYGFRPRRSATMALETLRKLGAKGGHHVLDADIRDYFGSIDHTKLMKLVGRRISDRRVLKLLRQWLEAGVMEDGVVKASVRGTPQGGVISPLLSNIYLHVLDVLWTRHSAPHGTLVRYADDFVVICRTKKDCELAEARVRVILQRLGLELHPEKTRRVELYDGKQGFDFLGCHLHKRLSGKVLERSGQRLYFLHRWPSQRAMQRIRSRVKQLTPRSRCHADIRDVIEQLNPVLRGWGNYFRTGNAAKRFNQLDTYVWKQLKGLLVARKGRHLKPKQVTRWDRDYFYRLGLYQLRGTVRYPEQSILMEAA from the coding sequence ATCCTCCAGGAGGCGTGGAAGCGAGTCAGACAGAACCAAGGAGCCGCGGGCGTGGATCGCCAGTCGATCTGCGACGTGGAGGGGTACGGGGCTCAGCGATTCCTCGAGGAATTACAAGCTGAGCTGAAAGCGGGGAAGTATCGGCCGCAGGTGGTACGGCGGCAGTACATCCCCAAAGCCGATGGTAAGAAGCGGCCACTAGGCATCCCGACGGTGCGCGATCGGGTAGTGCAGATGGCGGCAAAGCTGGTGATCGAGCCCATCTTCGAGGCGGATTTTCTGCCTTGTTCTTATGGGTTTCGTCCCCGGCGCAGCGCGACGATGGCGCTCGAGACGCTGAGGAAACTCGGTGCCAAGGGTGGTCATCACGTGCTGGATGCCGACATCCGCGACTACTTCGGAAGCATCGACCACACCAAGCTGATGAAGCTGGTGGGGCGACGCATCTCGGATCGTCGGGTGCTGAAGTTGCTGCGGCAGTGGCTCGAAGCAGGAGTGATGGAGGACGGCGTCGTGAAGGCGTCGGTGCGCGGCACGCCGCAAGGGGGAGTGATCTCCCCTCTGCTGTCCAACATCTACTTGCACGTGCTCGACGTCCTGTGGACCCGCCACAGCGCTCCGCATGGAACGCTGGTGCGCTACGCGGACGACTTCGTGGTGATCTGCCGCACCAAGAAGGACTGCGAGCTGGCCGAGGCGCGGGTCCGAGTGATCCTGCAGCGCCTCGGTCTCGAGCTACATCCGGAGAAAACCAGGCGAGTCGAGCTCTACGATGGCAAGCAGGGCTTTGACTTTCTTGGCTGTCATCTGCACAAGCGGCTGAGCGGCAAGGTGCTGGAGAGGTCGGGCCAACGGCTCTACTTCCTCCATCGCTGGCCGTCGCAGCGCGCGATGCAGCGGATCCGGAGCCGTGTGAAGCAGCTCACCCCCCGCTCGAGATGCCACGCGGATATCCGCGATGTCATCGAACAGCTGAACCCCGTACTGCGGGGCTGGGGGAACTACTTCCGCACGGGAAATGCCGCGAAGCGATTCAATCAGCTCGACACATATGTTTGGAAGCAGCTGAAAGGGCTGCTGGTGGCCCGCAAGGGTCGCCACTTGAAACCCAAACAAGTTACACGCTGGGATCGCGACTACTTCTACCGTCTGGGCCTGTACCAACTCCGAGGCACTGTCCGCTATCCGGAGCAATCCATCTTGATGGAGGCCGCGTAA
- a CDS encoding sigma-70 family RNA polymerase sigma factor, whose amino-acid sequence MSELPEFRRIFDEHAAFVWRSLRYLGVAERDVEDHVQEVFVAVHRRLGEFEWRSSLRTWIYAFCLRVASDYRRRAHVRRERFPSEFPEPQLNPNQERQVEHREMRDRLVAALEQLDDAKREVFVLYEIEELEMKDVVALVGCPLQTGYSRLRAARKILEESLQIAPQPHESEAEVAAESSRKEGA is encoded by the coding sequence ATGAGTGAGCTACCCGAATTTCGGCGGATTTTCGATGAACACGCAGCCTTCGTCTGGCGCAGCTTGCGGTACCTTGGGGTTGCCGAGCGCGACGTTGAAGACCATGTCCAAGAGGTCTTTGTCGCCGTTCACCGCCGCCTTGGAGAGTTCGAGTGGCGCTCGAGCCTTCGCACATGGATATACGCGTTCTGTTTGCGAGTGGCCTCTGACTATCGGCGACGCGCCCACGTCCGCCGAGAACGCTTCCCTTCGGAGTTCCCTGAGCCCCAGCTCAATCCGAATCAGGAGCGACAGGTCGAGCACCGCGAGATGCGAGATCGCCTCGTGGCCGCGCTGGAACAGCTCGACGATGCCAAGCGAGAAGTCTTCGTCCTCTACGAAATCGAGGAGTTGGAGATGAAGGACGTGGTGGCACTTGTGGGTTGTCCGCTGCAAACGGGGTACTCGCGTTTGCGCGCGGCCCGAAAGATTCTCGAGGAGTCGCTGCAGATCGCGCCTCAGC